In the genome of Candidatus Omnitrophota bacterium, one region contains:
- the tilS gene encoding tRNA lysidine(34) synthetase TilS: MLERITQAITTHQLLTPGDRVVVAVSGGADSVALLHLFTRLQPAWKLALVVGHVDHGLRASSSEDAEFVRRLAARWRLPVAIERREVGRACADNGWSLEDGARRIRYDALQQMARRAQANRIALAHTADDQAETVLMRLLRGSGLLGLSAIPWQRTLDERATIIRPLLDVWREDVLAYLEAEGLSHCEDPSNRDLRFLRNRIRHELLPLLQQTYNPKIKHALLQLANHTHWEYRYLQTAAARQWKRVAKRHRSGAIRISVEGFNRQPKALQRQLLRQTVEALRGAVGRLEFRHWAEAERLFTERPNGAIVDLPNGLQLIRERDHVIAICARSGYTELVRRFSHDGEKEP, translated from the coding sequence ATGCTTGAGCGAATCACTCAGGCCATCACCACGCATCAGCTGCTCACGCCAGGAGACCGCGTGGTCGTGGCGGTCTCCGGCGGAGCGGATTCCGTCGCCCTGCTGCACCTGTTCACGCGGCTTCAGCCGGCATGGAAGCTGGCCCTGGTCGTCGGGCATGTGGATCATGGCTTGCGAGCCTCCTCGAGCGAGGACGCCGAATTCGTCCGCCGACTGGCCGCGCGGTGGAGATTGCCCGTCGCCATCGAGCGCCGCGAGGTCGGCCGCGCCTGCGCGGACAACGGCTGGTCGCTCGAAGATGGGGCTCGGCGGATCCGCTACGACGCCCTGCAGCAGATGGCCCGCCGAGCGCAAGCGAACCGCATTGCCCTGGCCCATACGGCCGATGATCAAGCGGAAACCGTGCTGATGCGGCTGCTCCGAGGATCCGGGCTGCTGGGCTTGAGCGCCATCCCCTGGCAGCGGACGCTTGATGAGCGCGCGACGATCATCCGCCCCTTGCTTGATGTCTGGCGCGAAGACGTGCTGGCGTATCTTGAGGCTGAAGGGCTCTCGCACTGCGAGGATCCGTCGAACCGGGATCTGCGCTTTCTTCGCAACCGCATCCGGCATGAGCTGCTGCCGTTGCTGCAGCAGACGTATAATCCCAAGATCAAGCACGCCTTGCTGCAGCTCGCGAACCATACCCATTGGGAGTACCGGTATCTTCAGACGGCTGCGGCGCGGCAATGGAAGCGCGTGGCAAAACGCCATCGAAGCGGCGCCATTCGGATCTCGGTGGAGGGCTTTAACCGCCAACCTAAAGCCCTGCAGCGCCAGCTGCTTCGCCAGACGGTGGAGGCACTCCGCGGCGCTGTCGGCCGGTTGGAGTTCCGCCACTGGGCGGAGGCGGAGCGGCTCTTTACCGAACGGCCCAACGGCGCGATCGTCGACTTGCCGAATGGGTTGCAGCTCATCCGCGAGCGCGATCACGTCATTGCTATCTGCGCTCGGTCAGGCTATACTGAACTGGTAAGACGATTTTCCCACGACGGAGAGAAGGAACCATGA